Proteins from a genomic interval of Clostridium sp. 'deep sea':
- a CDS encoding SIMPL domain-containing protein (The SIMPL domain is named for its presence in mouse protein SIMPL (signalling molecule that associates with mouse pelle-like kinase). Bacterial member BP26, from Brucella, was shown to assemble into a channel-like structure, while YggE from E. coli has been associated with resistance to oxidative stress.), producing the protein MKKTSVLIATIAMCAVLVTVFSFNTPTTSAAENRYERQVSVTGEAELKIEPNLAILSVAVETENKSAQLASSKNALAMNKVIKALKDAGIDEDTISTNGYGLYPISHWEDNKRVNDGYRVTNNIKFETKDIKDVGNLLDIAVKAGATRVSSPRFTVADQDEIKMQLLEMAVKNATEKADVLVKAAGATRGVVISINENSIGGNWYRTVDYNVEMVKSVANDVSTPIEAGDVELTARVSVSFAIQ; encoded by the coding sequence ATGAAAAAAACTAGTGTTTTAATTGCTACAATCGCTATGTGTGCAGTATTAGTAACTGTTTTTAGTTTTAATACACCAACTACTTCAGCTGCTGAAAATAGATACGAACGTCAAGTATCAGTTACTGGTGAAGCTGAGTTAAAAATAGAGCCTAACTTAGCAATTTTATCTGTTGCTGTTGAAACAGAGAATAAATCTGCTCAGTTAGCATCATCTAAAAATGCCTTAGCAATGAATAAGGTTATAAAAGCTTTAAAAGATGCTGGTATTGATGAAGATACAATTTCAACAAACGGATATGGTTTATATCCAATTAGCCATTGGGAAGATAACAAACGCGTAAACGATGGATATAGAGTAACAAACAATATAAAATTTGAAACAAAAGATATTAAAGATGTAGGCAACTTACTTGATATAGCTGTAAAAGCTGGTGCTACTAGAGTTAGCTCTCCTAGATTTACAGTTGCTGACCAAGATGAAATTAAAATGCAACTTTTAGAGATGGCAGTAAAAAATGCTACTGAAAAAGCTGATGTATTAGTAAAAGCAGCTGGTGCTACACGCGGTGTGGTCATTTCAATTAATGAAAATAGTATTGGTGGTAACTGGTATAGAACTGTTGACTATAATGTAGAAATGGTAAAAAGCGTTGCCAATGATGTATCTACTCCAATAGAGGCTGGCGATGTAGAATTAACAGCTAGAGTATCTGTATCTTTTGCTATTCAGTAA
- a CDS encoding zf-HC2 domain-containing protein — protein sequence MTCDKVQELLTSYLDKELSEEEYNQVSIHLAQCSECSSLLHYIQEVQITFNDIPEVDPPERIRKNVMQSIVKSETTKAKQIGWQWKRAVAALILFTVSIATGLQPLFAANNTSDAAPMNFIESVNNNEPSTFSILSDAKSEPPTTYTIIDESGPKVDSNNGGDINSKAVNPAKDREIKQQSELTAPRNQDIEKAINEDMLPKDNGDNRLKSSKAIFTPSKEIIKTKTNYNGVDTAKICSSSANTKEIVNNWYEKIPKDRIAISVSGIMFSLILLWYSRPKKA from the coding sequence ATGACTTGTGATAAAGTACAAGAATTACTTACATCATATTTAGATAAAGAACTCAGTGAAGAAGAGTATAATCAAGTCTCTATTCACCTTGCGCAGTGTTCAGAGTGTAGTTCATTACTGCATTATATTCAAGAAGTACAAATAACATTCAACGATATCCCAGAAGTGGATCCGCCTGAGAGAATACGTAAGAATGTTATGCAGTCAATTGTCAAAAGTGAAACTACTAAGGCTAAGCAGATTGGTTGGCAGTGGAAGCGTGCTGTTGCAGCACTTATCTTGTTTACAGTTTCAATAGCCACGGGTTTACAGCCGTTATTTGCAGCAAATAATACCTCTGACGCAGCACCTATGAACTTTATTGAAAGTGTAAATAATAATGAACCGAGTACGTTTTCTATTTTAAGTGATGCAAAAAGTGAGCCACCAACCACTTACACTATAATAGATGAGAGTGGTCCAAAAGTGGACTCTAACAATGGTGGTGATATTAACAGTAAAGCAGTTAATCCAGCCAAAGATAGAGAAATTAAGCAACAATCAGAACTTACAGCCCCAAGGAATCAAGATATAGAAAAAGCTATTAATGAAGATATGCTTCCTAAAGACAACGGAGACAACAGATTAAAGAGTTCAAAAGCTATTTTTACACCATCAAAAGAAATTATAAAAACTAAAACTAACTATAATGGTGTGGATACAGCAAAAATCTGTTCAAGCTCAGCTAATACAAAAGAAATAGTGAATAATTGGTATGAAAAAATACCAAAAGACAGGATAGCAATTTCTGTTAGTGGGATTATGTTTTCTTTAATTTTGCTTTGGTACTCGCGCCCAAAAAAAGCTTAA
- a CDS encoding RNA polymerase sigma factor, whose amino-acid sequence MQEDSFLIKQVLNGDNEAYDILMKRYEKKVFNLSLRILGNYEDAADATQEAFIRAYKSLKTFRNDSKFSTWVCRIVTNVSYDFLRKRKKVTIVSIHTDNDDNRRDIDIPDTDVSSNPADSVTRDELRKAIVEAIASLEPAHRDIIVLRDIKGFSYKEIGDQLNIAEGTVKSRLNRARIKVSKILKNSGELLPPLLRQTK is encoded by the coding sequence ATGCAAGAAGATAGTTTTTTAATTAAGCAAGTATTAAATGGAGACAATGAAGCTTACGATATTTTAATGAAACGATACGAAAAAAAAGTTTTTAATTTATCTTTACGCATTTTAGGAAATTATGAGGATGCAGCAGATGCAACTCAAGAGGCATTTATTAGGGCCTATAAATCATTAAAAACCTTTAGAAATGATTCAAAATTTAGTACATGGGTATGTAGAATAGTTACTAATGTAAGCTATGATTTTTTGAGAAAAAGGAAAAAAGTAACTATCGTTTCAATACATACTGATAATGATGATAATAGAAGAGATATTGACATTCCAGATACCGATGTTAGTAGCAACCCAGCTGATTCAGTTACAAGAGATGAGTTGAGAAAAGCTATTGTAGAGGCAATTGCTTCACTAGAACCAGCTCACAGAGATATAATAGTTTTAAGAGACATAAAAGGTTTTAGTTACAAAGAAATTGGAGACCAATTAAATATAGCTGAAGGCACAGTAAAGTCCCGATTAAATCGCGCGAGAATCAAAGTTTCAAAAATTCTTAAAAATAGTGGGGAACTTTTGCCACCCCTATTGCGTCAGACCAAGTAA
- the yhbY gene encoding ribosome assembly RNA-binding protein YhbY has product MLTSKQRAYLRSLAHHLEPKLYIGKNFINDNLIKQADDYLTKNELMKCSVQQNIEADTKEIALELANSVNAEIAQVIGRKFVIFRRNNEDPIINLPSK; this is encoded by the coding sequence ATGTTAACAAGTAAACAACGAGCTTATTTACGCTCATTAGCTCATCATTTAGAGCCTAAATTATATATTGGAAAAAACTTTATTAATGACAATCTAATTAAACAAGCCGATGATTATTTAACTAAAAACGAATTAATGAAGTGTTCAGTTCAACAAAATATTGAAGCTGATACTAAAGAAATTGCACTTGAATTAGCCAATTCTGTAAACGCTGAAATAGCTCAAGTAATTGGTAGAAAGTTTGTTATTTTTAGAAGAAATAATGAAGATCCAATAATCAACTTGCCTAGTAAGTAA
- a CDS encoding ABC transporter ATP-binding protein has protein sequence MRDFDKRDVYKQEFDLDNFKRLVKYLKPFIKYLIITLVIMVGVSLVEMSGPILIKEVIDKALPQKNLQYLNMLGITFLALRVLLAVGAHFRTKLLNKTGQSVIYNIRQELFNHIQKLSLRFYDSRPAGKLMTRLTSDVENLNELLTSGIVQFINDIITLAMIMGIMLYMHWQLALYTFVILPLLFYIGFKLRSHVRDNWRVARSKRSSMNAFLQESISGMRTIQAFTQEDSSSSSFDEVNNDYTSAQIKATRTSLLLRPAVEICSAIGSCIIYIAGATFIFKADISPGVLVAFISYVKWFWEPIRNLSNFYNVLLVAMASAERVFSILDQEPEIKNKITAQNMPKIKGDVEFKNVKFGYDANIEVLKGVSFKVKQGQTIALVGATGAGKSTIINLIPRFYDILDGSILIDGLDIKNVTMNSLRYQMSIVLQDPLIFSGTIKDNIAYGKPNATEEEIIEAAKLANAHEFIIEFDKGYETEVHERGSRLSVGQRQLVSFARAILADPRIIILDEATSSIDTKTEKLIQDAIQKVLIGRTSFVIAHRLSTIRNADLIMVIENGLIAESGTHESLMSKKGMYYDLNLVQYKSLEKAI, from the coding sequence ATGAGAGATTTTGATAAAAGAGATGTTTATAAACAAGAGTTTGATTTAGATAATTTTAAACGCCTTGTTAAATACCTAAAACCATTTATAAAATATCTCATAATAACCCTTGTTATTATGGTGGGGGTTTCTTTAGTGGAGATGTCTGGACCTATCTTAATAAAAGAGGTAATAGACAAGGCTTTACCTCAAAAAAATCTTCAATACTTAAATATGTTGGGCATCACATTTTTAGCTTTAAGAGTGCTCTTAGCTGTAGGCGCTCACTTTAGAACCAAGCTACTTAATAAAACGGGTCAATCAGTTATTTATAATATTCGTCAAGAGTTATTTAATCATATTCAGAAGTTATCATTAAGATTTTATGATAGCAGACCAGCTGGAAAACTAATGACTCGATTAACATCTGATGTTGAAAACCTAAATGAGCTTTTAACATCTGGCATAGTTCAGTTTATAAATGATATTATAACGCTCGCGATGATTATGGGTATAATGTTATACATGCATTGGCAACTGGCTTTGTATACTTTTGTAATACTACCACTGCTCTTTTATATTGGCTTTAAACTACGAAGCCATGTTAGAGATAATTGGCGAGTTGCCCGCAGCAAAAGATCTAGTATGAATGCTTTTTTACAAGAATCAATAAGTGGTATGAGGACTATACAGGCTTTTACTCAAGAAGATAGTAGTTCTTCATCTTTTGATGAAGTTAATAACGATTATACCTCTGCTCAAATTAAGGCCACCAGAACAAGCCTTTTATTAAGACCTGCGGTAGAGATTTGTAGTGCTATTGGTTCTTGTATTATTTATATAGCAGGTGCAACATTTATTTTTAAAGCAGATATATCACCAGGGGTTTTGGTAGCATTTATTTCTTATGTAAAATGGTTTTGGGAACCTATTAGAAATTTAAGTAATTTTTATAATGTTTTATTAGTTGCTATGGCTTCAGCTGAGAGAGTATTTTCCATACTTGACCAAGAACCTGAAATTAAAAATAAAATAACAGCACAAAATATGCCAAAAATAAAAGGTGATGTTGAATTTAAAAATGTTAAGTTTGGTTACGATGCTAATATTGAGGTCTTAAAGGGGGTTAGTTTTAAGGTAAAACAGGGACAAACGATAGCCCTAGTTGGAGCTACGGGTGCAGGAAAAAGCACCATAATTAATTTAATCCCAAGGTTTTATGATATTTTAGATGGCAGTATTTTAATAGATGGGTTAGACATAAAAAATGTAACAATGAACTCCCTGAGATATCAAATGAGTATTGTATTACAAGATCCCTTGATTTTTTCAGGCACAATAAAAGATAATATTGCATATGGAAAGCCTAATGCTACCGAGGAAGAGATAATTGAGGCCGCAAAATTAGCCAATGCCCATGAATTTATTATAGAATTTGATAAAGGATATGAAACTGAGGTGCATGAACGAGGGTCTCGTTTAAGTGTTGGACAACGACAGTTAGTTAGTTTTGCTAGAGCGATTCTGGCTGATCCCCGTATAATTATTTTAGATGAGGCAACCTCGAGTATTGATACTAAAACTGAGAAGTTAATACAGGATGCCATACAAAAAGTACTAATAGGCAGAACATCGTTTGTTATAGCTCACAGATTATCTACTATTAGAAATGCAGATTTAATTATGGTTATTGAAAATGGTTTAATAGCAGAGTCAGGAACCCATGAGTCATTAATGAGTAAAAAAGGCATGTATTATGATTTAAACCTAGTTCAGTATAAAAGCTTAGAGAAAGCAATATAA
- a CDS encoding ABC transporter ATP-binding protein, with translation MKTIKRVLMYFRPYLGMFILSVISLTLLTLLGLMRPKLTQIFIDKVVYGKDASLIPKIATALIFIAVFRGIFRYVQGVLSEKVAMNSIADIRKDLFNHLMGLPYEYYDKARTGELMSRISGDVRSVKHLLGEGLLEFYDAILTFVVVFFLLLRLNWQLTLVSLASMPFLFLTTTSFASKIRPAYTKIREQMADMSTTIQENVTGVRVVKAFNNQEIEKTKFDKDNKGNFIKRLFAVNIRAKYIPIIHFFGGLSTVVIIWYGGYQVIIDNLTPGELVQCYSYIFSLIWPIRRLALLINFFERADAAAQRVFEILDVSPNIINSHNAHNLKAVKESISFNNVSFSYDENYVLSNINIHVNAGQTIGILGETGSGKSSLVSLICRFYDVNEGSITIDGINVKELNINSLRQQIGIVNQDIFLFSASIKENIAFGNCNASDEDIVEAAKIAQAHDFIMAMENGYDTLVGERGIGLSGGQKQRIAIARSLVRKPNILILDDATSSVDMETEFAIQRDIAKVLHNKTTFIIAHRISSIKDADMIYVFKQGEIIEQGTHNDLLTENGYYNSIFRDQFKEREILANFIKEGAE, from the coding sequence ATGAAAACAATTAAAAGGGTGCTAATGTATTTTCGCCCTTACTTAGGCATGTTTATATTATCAGTTATATCTTTAACATTATTAACTTTATTGGGTTTAATGAGACCAAAACTAACCCAAATATTCATAGATAAAGTTGTGTATGGTAAAGATGCTAGCTTAATTCCTAAAATTGCAACTGCCCTAATTTTTATTGCAGTGTTTAGGGGAATTTTTAGATATGTTCAAGGGGTTTTGTCCGAAAAGGTAGCTATGAATTCTATAGCAGACATTAGAAAAGACCTTTTTAATCATCTAATGGGGTTACCCTACGAGTATTATGATAAAGCCAGAACTGGAGAGCTCATGTCCCGAATAAGCGGTGATGTAAGATCTGTAAAACACCTTTTAGGTGAAGGTTTATTAGAATTTTATGATGCTATATTAACATTTGTAGTTGTTTTTTTTCTATTACTGAGATTAAACTGGCAACTTACATTAGTTTCTTTGGCATCTATGCCCTTTTTATTTTTAACAACCACTAGTTTTGCCTCCAAAATAAGACCTGCGTATACTAAAATAAGAGAACAAATGGCAGATATGTCTACTACAATTCAAGAGAATGTAACAGGAGTAAGAGTAGTTAAAGCCTTTAATAATCAGGAAATAGAAAAAACGAAATTTGATAAAGATAATAAAGGAAACTTTATAAAAAGACTATTTGCAGTAAATATAAGAGCAAAATACATACCTATTATCCATTTTTTTGGTGGTTTAAGTACAGTTGTAATAATTTGGTATGGTGGTTATCAGGTTATTATAGACAATCTAACTCCAGGCGAGTTAGTGCAATGTTATTCATACATATTTTCATTAATTTGGCCTATAAGAAGGTTAGCTTTATTAATAAACTTTTTCGAAAGAGCAGATGCAGCTGCGCAACGTGTTTTTGAAATTTTAGATGTAAGCCCAAACATTATAAATAGTCATAATGCTCACAATTTAAAAGCTGTTAAAGAGAGTATTTCTTTTAACAATGTTAGCTTTAGTTATGATGAAAACTATGTATTAAGTAACATAAACATTCACGTTAATGCTGGCCAAACTATTGGTATCTTAGGTGAAACTGGTAGCGGAAAGTCCTCTTTAGTTAGCTTAATTTGCCGATTTTATGATGTAAATGAGGGTTCAATTACTATTGATGGCATTAATGTAAAAGAATTAAATATCAACAGCTTACGTCAGCAAATAGGCATTGTAAATCAAGATATATTTTTGTTTTCGGCTTCAATTAAAGAAAATATTGCTTTTGGCAACTGTAATGCAAGTGATGAAGACATTGTAGAGGCAGCAAAAATTGCTCAAGCGCATGACTTTATAATGGCAATGGAAAATGGCTATGATACCTTAGTAGGAGAGCGTGGAATAGGTTTATCGGGTGGACAAAAACAACGCATTGCAATAGCCCGTTCTTTGGTTCGTAAGCCAAATATTTTAATACTTGATGACGCTACATCAAGTGTAGATATGGAAACAGAGTTTGCCATTCAACGTGATATAGCTAAGGTATTACATAACAAAACAACATTTATAATAGCCCACAGAATATCATCTATTAAAGATGCAGATATGATTTATGTGTTTAAACAGGGTGAAATTATTGAGCAAGGTACTCATAATGATTTACTTACTGAAAATGGTTATTACAACTCAATTTTTAGAGACCAGTTTAAAGAGCGAGAAATATTAGCCAACTTTATAAAAGAGGGGGCAGAGTAA